In one Echinicola marina genomic region, the following are encoded:
- a CDS encoding DUF1552 domain-containing protein: MGKKSWHLDRRTFLKGLGVSCMLPYMEAMSTPLAKVGSMSEAPKRLCFVYFPNGVGLPPQNNYHHEHWNWFPLGEGKDYRFTKTLSPLERHRKEISILGGLSHPKSRRLLGHLAGDTWLTGGDLRGSEYKNNISVDQLAAQHLAKHTRFPSLALSTDGGVGYKSRVSTLSFDPNGRPIPSEHRHREIFERYFAPGGGETTQARRKSLQQEQKIVDLVLADSKHLQRRLGKHDQLKLDEYMTSLNQVEEQIKRNEKWLNVPMKEFNADHINLNPNATVDPESYIRSSFDLMVLGMQTDITRVMTYMMAREDGMGFGENFPKLALGFKNGHHAISHDQSKNHWVEWGSYDQWLAKQFSYFLDRMKNTEDEYGPLIHNTLVLYGSACSSTHDAVNYPLVLAGGKNMGVNHGTYTKFDEHSPMSNLFVSMLHTMGIPVENFSDSTGKLETDILG; the protein is encoded by the coding sequence ATGGGAAAGAAATCTTGGCATTTAGATCGAAGGACATTTTTGAAAGGCTTAGGAGTGAGCTGCATGCTGCCTTATATGGAGGCCATGAGTACACCTTTGGCTAAAGTTGGTTCTATGAGTGAGGCTCCAAAAAGGCTTTGCTTCGTTTATTTTCCCAATGGTGTAGGGCTTCCCCCACAAAACAATTATCACCATGAACATTGGAACTGGTTTCCTTTGGGTGAAGGCAAGGATTATCGATTTACCAAGACACTTTCTCCACTGGAGCGACATAGAAAGGAGATTTCAATTTTAGGGGGGCTTAGCCATCCTAAAAGCCGTAGGCTGCTAGGGCACTTGGCAGGGGATACCTGGCTTACAGGTGGTGATCTTAGAGGTAGTGAATACAAAAATAATATTTCGGTGGATCAGTTGGCAGCCCAACATCTAGCCAAACATACTAGGTTCCCTTCTTTGGCCTTATCTACAGACGGAGGGGTAGGCTATAAATCCAGGGTGTCTACGCTTTCTTTTGACCCCAATGGAAGACCTATTCCTTCAGAACACAGGCACAGGGAGATCTTTGAAAGATATTTTGCTCCGGGAGGAGGGGAAACCACTCAGGCCAGAAGAAAAAGTTTGCAGCAAGAGCAAAAAATTGTTGACTTGGTGCTAGCCGATAGTAAGCACCTTCAAAGGAGATTGGGTAAGCATGATCAATTGAAGTTGGATGAATATATGACTTCATTGAATCAAGTAGAAGAGCAGATCAAGCGTAATGAAAAATGGCTGAATGTTCCTATGAAAGAATTTAATGCCGATCATATCAATTTGAACCCCAATGCCACAGTAGATCCTGAGAGCTATATCCGCTCTTCTTTTGACCTAATGGTTTTGGGTATGCAGACTGATATCACTAGGGTAATGACTTATATGATGGCCCGTGAAGATGGAATGGGATTCGGAGAGAACTTCCCTAAGCTGGCATTAGGATTTAAAAATGGACACCACGCCATTAGCCATGACCAATCCAAAAATCACTGGGTAGAATGGGGAAGTTATGACCAATGGTTGGCCAAGCAATTCTCTTATTTCTTGGACAGGATGAAGAACACTGAGGACGAATATGGTCCATTGATCCATAATACTTTAGTTCTTTATGGTTCTGCTTGTAGTAGTACCCATGATGCAGTTAATTATCCATTGGTATTGGCGGGAGGAAAAAATATGGGAGTAAATCACGGTACCTATACCAAATTCGATGAACACAGTCCGATGTCTAATCTGTTTGTCAGTATGTTACATACCATGGGTATTCCGGTGGAAAACTTCTCTGACAGTACAGGGAAATTGGAAACAGATATTTTGGGATAA
- the katG gene encoding catalase/peroxidase HPI — MLPACQEKSTDQETVKADGHSGATKKSKSNIKATSNSDWWPNQLNLSILRQNSSLSNPMDKDFDYIEEFNSLDYQALKEDIRKVLTDSQDWWPADFGHYGGLFIRMAWHSAGTYRTADGRGGSRAGQQRFAPLNSWPDNANLDKARRLIWPIKQKYGDKISWADLMVLTGNVALEDMGFKTFGFAGGREDVWEPEMDVYWGAEKEWLSDEKRYSGDRELENPLAAVQMGLIYVNPEGPNGNPDPLLAAEDIRQTFGRMGMNDEETVALIAGGHTLGKAHGAGQASHVGPDPESADIEEQGFGWKSSYKSGKGADAITSGLEVTWTPTPTQWSHLFFVSLFENEWELTKSPAGAHQWVAKDSDMTVPDAFDETKRHQPTMFTTDLSLRMDPGFEKISRKFYENPEAFNEAFARAWFKLTHRDMGPKTTYLGPEAPTEDLIWQDPIPAVNHPLINKNDIAKLKSEILNAGLSISELVSTAWASASTYRGSDRRGGANGARIRLAPQKDWEVNNPEQLAKVLGTLEKIQSNFNAKSGAKKVSLADLIVLGGDAAIEKAAANAGYPVNIPFVPGRMDALAEQTDVESFKLLEPMADGFRNYLKTQYTISTEELLIDKAQLLTLTAPEMTVLLGGMRSLNANYDNSDFGTFSSKKDELSNDFFVNLLDMSTEWKAIDDTKEIFEGKDRKTGKVKYKATRADLIFGSNSELRALAEVYASKGSKEKFIKDFAAAWDKVMKLDRFDLKYPQD; from the coding sequence ATGCTACCCGCTTGTCAGGAAAAAAGTACTGACCAAGAAACGGTCAAAGCAGATGGACATTCCGGAGCGACTAAAAAAAGCAAGTCGAATATTAAAGCAACCAGCAATAGCGACTGGTGGCCTAATCAGCTAAACCTAAGCATACTTAGACAAAACTCTTCACTTTCAAACCCTATGGACAAGGACTTTGATTATATAGAAGAGTTCAACAGCTTGGATTATCAAGCGCTAAAAGAAGACATCAGGAAAGTATTGACAGACTCCCAGGACTGGTGGCCTGCAGATTTTGGTCATTACGGCGGTTTATTTATCAGAATGGCCTGGCACAGTGCTGGTACCTATAGAACTGCCGATGGACGAGGCGGATCCCGTGCTGGACAGCAAAGGTTTGCCCCTTTGAACAGCTGGCCTGACAATGCCAACCTGGACAAAGCAAGAAGACTAATCTGGCCTATCAAACAAAAGTATGGGGATAAAATTTCATGGGCTGACTTGATGGTACTTACCGGAAATGTAGCTTTAGAAGATATGGGTTTCAAAACCTTTGGTTTTGCGGGAGGCAGAGAAGACGTTTGGGAACCTGAAATGGATGTTTATTGGGGGGCCGAAAAAGAATGGCTTTCCGATGAAAAACGATATTCTGGAGACAGAGAATTGGAAAATCCATTGGCAGCTGTACAAATGGGCTTGATCTATGTAAATCCAGAAGGTCCAAATGGTAATCCTGATCCACTTCTAGCGGCAGAAGATATCCGACAGACATTCGGAAGGATGGGTATGAATGATGAAGAAACCGTAGCCTTGATTGCGGGTGGTCATACATTGGGCAAGGCCCATGGTGCCGGGCAAGCCTCCCATGTTGGCCCAGATCCAGAGTCTGCAGATATAGAAGAACAAGGTTTTGGCTGGAAGAGCTCCTATAAATCCGGAAAAGGTGCTGATGCCATCACATCTGGACTAGAAGTAACCTGGACACCAACACCAACCCAATGGAGTCATTTGTTCTTTGTAAGTCTTTTCGAAAACGAATGGGAGCTGACCAAAAGTCCAGCAGGTGCTCACCAATGGGTAGCCAAAGATTCGGACATGACTGTTCCTGATGCCTTTGACGAAACCAAAAGACATCAACCAACTATGTTTACAACCGACCTGTCTTTAAGGATGGATCCAGGTTTTGAAAAGATCTCAAGGAAATTTTATGAAAATCCTGAAGCGTTTAATGAGGCTTTCGCTAGAGCTTGGTTTAAATTAACCCACAGAGATATGGGACCTAAAACCACCTATTTAGGTCCTGAGGCTCCAACTGAAGACCTAATCTGGCAAGACCCTATTCCTGCAGTAAATCATCCTTTGATCAACAAAAACGATATCGCTAAGTTAAAATCAGAGATATTGAACGCTGGTTTGAGCATCAGCGAATTGGTATCAACAGCCTGGGCTTCAGCATCTACTTACAGAGGTTCCGACAGAAGAGGCGGAGCCAATGGAGCAAGAATACGCTTAGCTCCTCAAAAAGACTGGGAAGTAAACAATCCTGAACAATTGGCAAAAGTATTAGGTACCCTTGAAAAGATACAAAGCAACTTCAATGCAAAATCCGGTGCAAAAAAAGTTTCTTTGGCAGACCTCATTGTACTTGGTGGTGATGCAGCAATAGAAAAAGCTGCTGCCAATGCTGGATACCCTGTAAATATTCCATTCGTACCTGGCCGAATGGATGCTTTAGCAGAGCAAACAGATGTGGAGTCTTTTAAATTGCTTGAACCAATGGCCGATGGGTTCAGAAATTACTTAAAAACCCAGTATACCATTTCTACCGAAGAATTGTTGATAGACAAAGCACAGCTACTCACCCTAACTGCTCCTGAGATGACTGTTTTGCTTGGAGGAATGCGCTCTCTAAATGCCAATTACGACAATTCGGATTTTGGTACTTTCTCTAGCAAAAAGGACGAACTAAGCAATGACTTCTTTGTAAATCTACTGGACATGAGTACTGAATGGAAAGCAATAGATGATACTAAAGAGATTTTTGAAGGTAAAGACAGAAAAACTGGGAAGGTAAAATACAAAGCTACCCGTGCCGATCTTATCTTTGGTTCGAACTCCGAATTAAGGGCCTTAGCTGAGGTTTATGCAAGCAAAGGCTCCAAGGAGAAATTCATCAAGGACTTTGCAGCGGCCTGGGACAAAGTCATGAAACTTGATCGATTTGATCTTAAATATCCCCAAGACTAA
- a CDS encoding SelT/SelW/SelH family protein has product MDNSVEIKYCTQCRWMLRATWMGQELLSTFDGEIKHLILTPGTGGIFEVWANGKLVWSRKEKGRFPEITEVKQVVRDEIAPEKHLGHADKKKDGK; this is encoded by the coding sequence ATGGATAATAGCGTAGAAATTAAATATTGTACCCAATGCAGATGGATGTTAAGGGCCACTTGGATGGGGCAAGAATTATTGAGCACATTTGATGGAGAAATCAAACATTTGATTTTAACACCTGGAACTGGTGGTATTTTTGAAGTATGGGCCAACGGCAAATTGGTCTGGTCAAGAAAGGAAAAAGGACGTTTTCCTGAAATAACCGAAGTGAAACAAGTTGTCCGCGATGAGATAGCTCCCGAAAAACACCTTGGACATGCTGACAAAAAGAAGGATGGAAAATAA
- a CDS encoding GIN domain-containing protein — translation MKMNIIYLLLLTLVSFSCENDHLCIKGDGRVRTYELDLGAFDQVSLVGPIDLVIIQDEQASLKVMAEAQLMDVLDYRLSQNELRIGLEGNVRCLETNKGIVVVATLPNIRKVNSDGLSTVRSEGSLDLEELVINSYGEFHLELSGEIDRQVLYGEGNVEVNNFGLLTNETVIEIAGRGDYEVFCTEELSIDVEGAARVDYKGNPMISQHVEGLLDLNDAN, via the coding sequence ATGAAAATGAATATTATTTATCTGCTGCTTTTGACATTGGTCTCCTTTTCCTGTGAAAATGATCACTTGTGTATCAAAGGAGATGGACGTGTAAGGACTTATGAGCTGGATTTGGGGGCTTTTGATCAGGTGTCTCTTGTTGGGCCCATTGATCTTGTAATTATCCAAGATGAGCAAGCTTCTTTAAAGGTAATGGCAGAAGCTCAATTGATGGATGTGTTGGACTATAGGCTAAGCCAAAATGAACTTAGGATTGGTTTAGAGGGAAATGTTAGGTGTTTGGAGACTAATAAGGGAATCGTAGTGGTGGCTACATTGCCTAATATTCGAAAAGTAAATTCCGATGGATTGAGCACGGTAAGGAGTGAGGGAAGTCTTGATTTGGAGGAATTAGTAATAAACTCCTATGGGGAATTTCATTTGGAACTTTCTGGTGAGATAGATAGGCAGGTGTTATATGGAGAAGGAAACGTAGAAGTAAACAATTTTGGATTGTTGACAAATGAAACGGTCATTGAAATTGCTGGGCGTGGAGACTACGAGGTCTTTTGCACCGAAGAATTGTCCATTGATGTCGAGGGAGCTGCGAGGGTGGATTATAAAGGAAATCCAATGATCAGCCAACATGTGGAAGGATTACTGGATTTGAATGATGCCAATTAG
- a CDS encoding ROK family protein encodes MKILVIDIGGSNIKILATGQEERIKIPSGSDFSPEEMIPLVKEQASHWEYDVVSMGFPGIVKNNNILTEPINLGHGWETYDFEGAFGRPIKIINDAAMQALGSYEGKKMLFMGLGTGLGTAMVVNNTIIPMEAAHLPYRKKTFEAYLGKSYFYKNGIKKWEKHVNRCVEHFFRAFQPDEIVLGGGNSKHLSKVPEGCRLGTNKNAFKGGFRLWEEDIKF; translated from the coding sequence ATGAAAATACTTGTAATTGATATCGGAGGGTCAAATATTAAAATTTTAGCCACAGGCCAAGAGGAAAGAATAAAAATTCCCTCAGGAAGTGATTTTTCACCTGAAGAAATGATCCCTCTGGTAAAGGAGCAAGCTTCTCATTGGGAGTATGATGTGGTATCCATGGGCTTTCCGGGGATCGTCAAAAACAATAATATTTTAACAGAACCAATAAATCTTGGCCATGGCTGGGAAACTTATGATTTTGAAGGCGCCTTTGGCCGTCCCATAAAAATCATCAATGATGCGGCCATGCAGGCTTTGGGGAGTTATGAAGGTAAGAAGATGCTTTTTATGGGCTTAGGGACAGGCCTTGGGACTGCCATGGTAGTGAACAATACAATTATACCGATGGAAGCGGCTCATTTACCTTATAGAAAAAAAACCTTTGAAGCATACTTGGGCAAGTCCTATTTCTATAAAAATGGGATAAAGAAATGGGAGAAGCATGTGAACAGATGCGTTGAGCATTTTTTCAGGGCTTTCCAACCGGATGAGATTGTACTGGGTGGAGGGAATTCAAAACACCTTTCCAAGGTTCCCGAAGGATGTCGTTTAGGCACCAATAAAAATGCCTTCAAAGGTGGTTTTAGATTATGGGAAGAAGATATCAAGTTTTAA
- a CDS encoding DUF7009 family protein: MKLRINNNSIRLRLSQTEVKEIGKGNSVTENLYLGNNNLAIAYSLIPDEKTPAISAHFFGNELKVYVPKTLSDNWAGSEEVTMRHMQNEGDEHQNLILIEKDFQCLHKRPDEDESDSFPNPKSEEDYNNCN; this comes from the coding sequence ATGAAACTAAGGATCAACAATAACTCTATCAGACTTCGCCTTAGCCAAACTGAAGTTAAGGAAATAGGCAAAGGAAATTCGGTCACTGAAAACCTATATCTTGGCAATAATAATTTGGCCATAGCCTATAGTCTCATCCCCGACGAAAAGACACCAGCTATCTCCGCCCATTTCTTTGGGAATGAACTCAAAGTTTATGTACCCAAAACTCTTTCAGATAATTGGGCTGGCTCTGAGGAAGTCACTATGCGGCATATGCAAAATGAGGGCGATGAACATCAAAATTTGATTTTAATAGAGAAGGATTTCCAATGCCTACATAAAAGACCGGACGAGGATGAAAGTGACAGTTTCCCCAATCCTAAATCTGAAGAAGATTACAATAATTGCAATTGA